The genomic segment GCAAAGGCGCAGTGGGAGCCAACAGCGTGCGGATCAACGCTGGAGTGAATGCCCCGACGGTCAACTTCACATCACCCACTGCAAACGGAACGGTCCTCACGTACGGCACGCCCATCAGCTGGAACGTCAGCGTGACTGACGTAGAAGACGGCTCCATCGCCACGGGCAGCATTCCCTGTTCCAGCGTCCGGGTGGAGATCGAAACCGCGCACGTCACACGCCCCGGCGAGCATGTGCACGGCATGGCCACCCTGCAGGGCTGCAATGGCACCTACACCATCAACGAAGCCGATATCAACCCCACGGAAGACATCTACTTCAAACTGACAGCCTTCTACACCGACAAGTCCGGTCTGGAATCCACCGCGACCACCTGGTTCAACCCGAACAAGCACGAAGCGGAACTGTGGTACACCAGTGACGACGGAGGCGGCAGCGCGATACAGAGCGAGGCGACCAGCGACACGGGCGGTGGACAGAACATCTCCTACCTGAACAACAACAGCTGGATCATGCTCCGCAACCACAACCTCGCGGACGTTGAGTCCATTCTGTTCCGCGTTGCAACGGACTCCGTGACGAGCGGCACCATCGAAGCGCGACTCGACAGCCCCACTGGACCGTTGATCGGAACGGCTGGCGTCGCGGGCCGGGGCAGCTACAGCCCGCTCGGCTGGCAAGAGTGGGGGTTCACGACCATGCAGCTCAGCGACGCCGCCCGCACCGCCGGCACGCGGAACCTGTACTTCGTGTTCCACGGGAACGGCGCGCTCTTCAACGTGAACTGGCTTGACTTCCAGAAAGCCAACGCGAAGAAAGTCCTTGTGCTGTCGGAAACGGCCGGCTGGACGCACGATTCCATCCCCACCGGTCAAACCATGCTGCAGCAATGGGGCATCGACAACGGCTACCGCGTGCACTTCGCTCAACTGTCCGATGTCGGTGAGTACTTCACCAGTGCCAACCTCGTCAAGTACGACGGAGTTGTCTTCCTCAGCACCACCGGAGATGTCCTGAACCCCACGGAACAGACTGCGTTCGAGGGTTACATCCGCTCTGGCAAAGGCTTCGTCGGAATTCACGCGGCGTCTGATACCGAGCAAGACTGGCCCTGGTACAACGGCCTGGTCGGCGCGTACTTCAACGGTCACCCCTCCAACAACAACCAGCAGGGCACCCTCTACGTCGACACGACCCGCAAAGTCACTGCCGGGCTGCCCAACCCCTGGAATGTCACGGGCGAGTGGTATTCCTTCAGGAACGTCCAGGACGGGATCATCCCACTTATCAAAATTGATGAGAGCTCCTACAACCTGGAAGCGGCGCCCGCCATGGGAAACCACCCGATCTCCTGGTACAGACGCTACGACGGCGGCCGCAGCTGGTACACCAACCTCGGACACCAGAAGGCCATCTACAGCGACCCCAACTTCAAACGCCACCTGAGTCAGGGCCTGCAGTGGGCACTCGGTACCCTCACGGAGGACCCCGCCCCTCCCGCCCCAACGCAACGCTCGGCATTCACGCAAATTGAGGCGGAACGCCACAACGCCCAAACCGGCACTGGCATTGAAATCACCTCGGACACCGGCAGTGGGCAAAGTGTCGGTTACATCGATGCGAACGACACCATGACGTACACCGGCGTAGACTTCGGTACAGGCGCAGGCACCGTGCAGGTCCGCGTGTCCAGCGGCGGAGTCGGCGGCACCCTGGAGTTCCGCGACGGCAGCGCCACCGGTCCCCTGCTCGGCACAGTCAATGTTCCCGCCACGGGTGGCTGGCAGACCTGGCAGACGGTGAGCGCTCCGGTAAGCGGTGTGAGTGGCGTGAAGAATCTGGTCCTCGTGGCCAAGGGCGGCGCTGGCTACCTCTTCAACCTCAACTGGTTCAAGTTCAGCGAGGGTTCCGCCGTACGTTCCGCCTTCAACCAGCTGGAAGCGGAATCGCACAACAGCCAGACCGGAACGCAGCTGGAGGACACCACCGACACGGGTGGCGGGCAGAGCGTCGCCTTCATCACCGCGAACGACACCATGACGTACACCGGCGTGGACTTCGGTACAGGCGCAGCCAGTGTGCAGGTCCGCGTATCCAGTGGCGGAGCCGGCGGCACCCTGGAGTTCCATGACGGCAGCGCCACCGGCCCCCTGCTCGGCACAGTCAATATTCCTGTCACGGGTGGCTGGCAGACCTGGCAGACGATGAGCGCTCCGGTAAGCGGTGCGAGCGGTGTGAAGAACCTGGTCCTCGTGGCCAAGGGCGGCACTGGCTACCTCTTCAACCTCAACTGGTTCAAGTTCAGCCAATCCGTTAGTCGTTCCGCCTTCAGCCAGTTGGAAGCGGAGTCGTACAACAGCCAGACCGGAACGCAGCTGGAGGACACCACCGACACGGGCGGGGGGAAAGACGTCGGCTACATCGACGCGAACGACACCATGACGTACACCGGTGTGGACTTCGGTACAGGCGCAGCCAGTGTGCAGGTCCGCGTGTCCAGCGAAGGGGCCGGCGGCACCCTGGAGTTCCGCGACGGCAGTGCCACCGGTCCCCTGCTCGGCACAGTCAATGTTCCCGCCACCAGTGGCTGGCAGACCTGGCAGACGGTGAGCGCTCCGGTAAGCGGTGCGAGCGGCGTGAAGAACCTGGTCCTCGTGGCCAAGGGCGGCGCTGGCTACCTCTTCAACGTCAACTGGTTCAAGTTCATTGCCTCTGGAGTCAACGGTCTGCACCTCACCCCCAACCGCACAGTTGATGGCAGCCGCACCGGTTGGAACGCCTTGGCCCTCAACAGAACGCATCCAAACGTGGCCTACACGGAAACGCACAGCGGTCTGAACGGTACGGCCTCCAGCGCGGCAGTTTACGAAGCCTTCGTCAACCCAGTCAAAGCGCGACTT from the Deinococcus hopiensis KR-140 genome contains:
- a CDS encoding carbohydrate-binding protein, whose translation is MLKLNTTFKLLLTATLALTACTAPQPPLNAPAAETHDHARGPGEVTGAPSSTPNTSQDHPRPRLSAQAITPPSGGPAASEFRTETLISNYLVHPIAMQIDNKGIAYVVGRKGHVYSYNIDTGEARVLGMLNVFSSLEDGLLGIALDPQFDTNRALYLSYSPPTANSSNPNSGLSRVSRFVLKADGTLDLTSEKMIIEWPTQRALCCHVGGQIKFTPNGDLYISAGDNTNPFSTAFAPLEEAAGREYYDAQRTSANTNSLSGKILRIRPNATGGYTVPAGNLFPGSATERPEIYTMGNRNPYRITVDVNPTTNESTLYWGEFGPDADNPDPARGPLGQDEVNRTTTPGNFGWPYAIGPNQAYIDQSNGQAYNPASPINDSPNNTGDRALPAARGSWFSQRHTGQMVGFVYHSKGSSDPLRLPAFFENKLIGWDFNNRQLHVFNPAESAPTLVGYEVLKANTIDMVTDPRTQRIYAIAYPRGVVDSQNEYGELYALNFGTNDPPVVNVAADKTTGALPLTVNFSSAGTSDPQNDALTYAWDFDGNGTTDSTASSGSWTYNTAGQYQARLTVRDSKGAVGANSVRINAGVNAPTVNFTSPTANGTVLTYGTPISWNVSVTDVEDGSIATGSIPCSSVRVEIETAHVTRPGEHVHGMATLQGCNGTYTINEADINPTEDIYFKLTAFYTDKSGLESTATTWFNPNKHEAELWYTSDDGGGSAIQSEATSDTGGGQNISYLNNNSWIMLRNHNLADVESILFRVATDSVTSGTIEARLDSPTGPLIGTAGVAGRGSYSPLGWQEWGFTTMQLSDAARTAGTRNLYFVFHGNGALFNVNWLDFQKANAKKVLVLSETAGWTHDSIPTGQTMLQQWGIDNGYRVHFAQLSDVGEYFTSANLVKYDGVVFLSTTGDVLNPTEQTAFEGYIRSGKGFVGIHAASDTEQDWPWYNGLVGAYFNGHPSNNNQQGTLYVDTTRKVTAGLPNPWNVTGEWYSFRNVQDGIIPLIKIDESSYNLEAAPAMGNHPISWYRRYDGGRSWYTNLGHQKAIYSDPNFKRHLSQGLQWALGTLTEDPAPPAPTQRSAFTQIEAERHNAQTGTGIEITSDTGSGQSVGYIDANDTMTYTGVDFGTGAGTVQVRVSSGGVGGTLEFRDGSATGPLLGTVNVPATGGWQTWQTVSAPVSGVSGVKNLVLVAKGGAGYLFNLNWFKFSEGSAVRSAFNQLEAESHNSQTGTQLEDTTDTGGGQSVAFITANDTMTYTGVDFGTGAASVQVRVSSGGAGGTLEFHDGSATGPLLGTVNIPVTGGWQTWQTMSAPVSGASGVKNLVLVAKGGTGYLFNLNWFKFSQSVSRSAFSQLEAESYNSQTGTQLEDTTDTGGGKDVGYIDANDTMTYTGVDFGTGAASVQVRVSSEGAGGTLEFRDGSATGPLLGTVNVPATSGWQTWQTVSAPVSGASGVKNLVLVAKGGAGYLFNVNWFKFIASGVNGLHLTPNRTVDGSRTGWNALALNRTHPNVAYTETHSGLNGTASSAAVYEAFVNPVKARLVDGNDTLQAWLRSMGGQTAV